TAGAGAGGCCGAGGTGCACAGTTACATATTGCCGTGACTCTTAGATATGAGCATGGGTGACTATGTTACCATGCATTCACTATGCTGTAGGCTCGAAAGTTAGTTTGTCATGGACAACTAGTTTGAGGATATAGTTTCATTGCTTCATCTTCCTCTAAACTGATAAAACCTGCTACACCAGCAGCATCCTTTTTCAATCTCCCGTTGATGTCATTTGATGTAACGAGAAGTCCCCATAGAGTGTTGGCCTATTGccatataagcctgtgtgacaccTCATGATAGTCAAACAACTAGGAGACCAAACTCCATGCAGTTCTCAGAACATGTCCCCGTGTTTAGCAACACAAGGCTGTACAGAAAGCAGTGGTCCTGCCTGCGTCTTACTACCTCAGAGTATCAAGACTTTCCCCCAGAAGCTCATGAAAGGCATATTTCTCAGCCTGTCACCACTAGGAGCTGATGGAGAAGGTAGGAGGTGATACTGGTGGGATGTCCAGGGTCAATGGAAGGAGGTACTTGAAGGGAATGATAGGCAGTTCTCTCGTTCCTCTCCCTGGTTAGGAGGTGAGCATTTGACCTGCCATGCATCCACATGATACCGTGTTGTTTTGCCACGAGCTCAAAAGCCACAGGCTAATGGACCATGAACGGAACCCTCCGAAccttgagccaaaataaacctttcctttttcTAAGTTCTTCAGATATTTCATTATGACAGCACAGCACTGACAGGGTGCTTCTGGACCACAGTACAGACATCCTGGCCTAGTAGATCAATACTTATTGATTGACAGATTTTCCACTGGCCTGACAAGCTAGAGCCCACCAGCCTCTCTAGTGCTTTCATTCAAATGCATTAGAAGGAGACAGTATACAGTTAAAATGAAACCAGCAAACTTGCAGCTCTGCCTTTGCAGTCTTTTTTCTTGAGATCTAGGACAGGGTTGGAAGACctgccccagagctccctgcacccaaaccctGACGCCCACCACATTCACCTTTCGGAGCTTGTCCCTCCCTCCTGAGGTGTGGATGGCTTCCATCAGGGCACTGTGCAGGGATATATCTTTTGGAAGTGGCCTTTGAACGACAGgcttgaattttttctttggcCCAAAAATGCTCGACGGTAGAGCATCATCTGAGTTTTGACCATCTGCAGATAACGGACTGGGCTTTTCCTCTGTCTGTAAGATAATATAGCTAGTCAGGGTGGACTCTTTCTGAGAGTGGGGAGGCTCACAATTTCCTGGGGTCTGTGCAGAGCCATTCACCAGTATCCTCCCAGAGTCACGGGCTTCTGTCAAGAGCAGGGGGGCTGGGTGTGCCTTGTCCAGTGCCTGCGAGGGGTTAGATGTTGAATTCATCTTTTGGTTACTTATAGTTTGCTTTTCATGGAAACCACAGCTCTGTCCTACAGAAACACGATCCCGCTGGGAAGATCTGCCTGGGAGGAAATAGGAGTTTCTGTGGACAGCAGCAGGAGAGTTGTGAGTCGCTGACTTCCCATATGTGCTGTTGACCTCTACTTTGGGATGGTCCGCTGGCAACTGCCCACCAGGGTTGCTGGGAAGGCGGACAGAGCCCTGGTTTGTGCCATGCTCACACTGGCCGGCCTCTGAACACAGGTTGGGGACTGCACTGTCTTTCCAGGCTGGAGGTGGTCTAGCGAGCTTTGCTTCCTCGTGGCCTTGTTCGGCAGTCTTCTTATGTGGTCTCACCACATCAGCATGGACTTTTGGAGGTCCCATCTTCTTGGCAATAGCAGAAGCCACATACTGGCTGGATGTTCTTCTCTGAGGCTTGAGGAATGTGATGTCTGTGGGATTAGGTGCTGGCACTTTCACAGGACAGGAGACGGCTGAATGTGGCCGGCTTCTGTCTTCCTCCGGGGGTGCCCCGTATTCCTGTGAGGCAGGCTGCTGCTCCGGAGTGGTCAGCGTAAAGCCTGCCTTCGTCTCATCTCGCTGTGGTTTTTCGGATgtggcagtgatggtggtggagggggcCTTTTTGACCGTGCACTCGGCTGGCCCATTCAGGTACTTTTCCATCGAGTTGCGCCTCCAGAACTCTTTGACTTTTCCAATAGGTGGAGCCTCTGTTTCGGCAACAGCTGATGGCTTGGATATGGTCCTGCTTCCATTCATGTGAGGACTCATCAGATTCCCTAGTTCATCAATCTTAATGGCACCAGTGGAGAGGGACACATCCCTGTCATAACACCTCATCTCTGGTTTGGGAGGAACGATTTTATATGTAGTGAGGCCATACTTGAGTCCATAGCTTCCCCCCGAGGCCTGGCCATGGTGAGACCATGGGGGCAGGGCTGAGTTGGAGTTTTCATCCTCACCAACTCTGGGATTCACTGGCAGGGAGTTTACTCTGTGACCGGTCTGTGTCTTCTCACTGGGACCAGAACCGCACATCTTGTCTTTATCCTTTGCCTTTGGGTCATCTGTCGAAGGCTTTGAAACAAATGATGTAACTCTGGGGTCTATTCCAACTGGATTCTCATTTTCAGATGTGTTGGCTAAGATTGGCTGATTTCTCTTTCTGTAAtcttgggaaggaagggaggggtcaGGCTCTTTTCTGTTTGTCCTTATGAATGGCTGGCTCTGCTCAGTCTGATATGGGGGCAGGTGGGATCTTTGGCTGGCAATGCCCCCTTGGTTCAAAGCAGCAGCATTGTTACTTCCACTGAAGAACAGCCCCGAGTCGAAAGGCTCGTCAGAAACTTCCCCGATAAAAGTGACAGGGATGTCGTCCACACCACTATCAGGGATTATGGCTTCTTGCAGACTGTGGTTGGATACCCCATTTACAGAGCTGGTTAGAGAGCTGGTATCTGTTTCATAATTTTCTTCCATCCCTgtagagaaagacaaacacaagtCACTAAACTGGCACCCATTATAGGATTACCAGTGAGTTAGTGAATGTATGGCCAATACTTTGATTTCCCCAGGGATCCCTATGTTCTCTAAAAATATACATGTTAAATGTTATCTTGATTGATGACCTGCACCTGCCTGGGGCCAGAATCTCAGCTTTCACCGTACAAGCACAGAGCCATTTGCCTATCCGTGATGTTTCAGGGTGAGATGCTTACCCACCATAGTTCACCGAGGGTGAGATGCTTACCCACCATAGTTCACCGAGGGTGAGATGCTTACCCACCATAGTTCACCGAGGGTGAGATGCTTACCCACCATAGTTCACCGAGGGTGAGATGCTTACCCACCATAGTTCACCGAGGGTGAGATGCTTACCCACCATAGTTCACCGAGGGTGAGATGCTTACCCACCATAGTTCACCAAGGGTGAGATGCTTACCCACCATAGTTCACCGAGTCATTGAATAATAAAACAGACTCCCACGTTTAGTGTTCTGGAGAGTGTTCTCAGGTGCCCTGGGATTTTTGGCCCTTCCTATTTCTTGTGCCCACTAGAAGTGCAGCAAGACACGCAGAATGACAAGCTCTAGGTTTCGTTtcccagagagagagaataactaaATCTTGGTGTTTCCAGAATCACACTGACTCTTCAAGGAACGAAATGCTGCCGTGGGTCATGTGGTCACACCCGGTGGGAGACGTCATGGCTGGTTAGGATTCCCATTGCTGTCAACCAAATACCAATGACAAGAGGCTAACTAAACACAGGGTTAGATAAAGTCAGGGTCAGTTTTAATGTCTGCTTTgtcattgttttgcttttccagtttgtGTGCCGTGAAGAAATCATTCACTACCATTATTTGCACCAGCCTTGACCTAACAGTGTTTCCCAAGGAACGTATATTAAGGGAATGGCAGTGCCATGGGTACTCCATGCTGAGGGCGTTTATCATGGACAAAAGATCGTCTGTTTTGAACTACCAAGGAAGAGTTTTAAGTTTCAATGAAGGCAGCTGCTTCTCTTTGTGCATCTCACATTTTCCTGGCTCATTTTGGGTATTTATATCACTAATGTGTGATAGACTACaccttaacattaaaaaaaaaaaaagtagtagtagtagttgtccatattttaaaaagaccGAGACACTTCCGTAATGCGGCTTGGAACAGTGACAAAAATCAGTTCATTAAGAACACCCCTGACTGGACAGAGAGATTAGTTCAACCcctatatacaggcaaaacacatcCAAAACAAGTTGCAATCCTAAGACTTCTTCCTCGTGGAGTTCACACCAAAGTACAGAGAAAAAGTCACTTCCTGTATGGCCATATGGGATGCTATCAACCTAAGGGGCTTGTTACCTCCCAGGTCTTTGTCAAGCTCTGCTCGAGTCTGATGGAAGAGTCCCGTGATGGACAGATCTTCATCATCATTCCCAGGCATGGCGGCTTTCTCAGTCCTAGAGAATaccaaaagggaaggaagaacgTTTAATTTCTAGGTAGTGATTAAGACTTAGTACCCTTTATCCAGAAACGCCAGTTGCTACTCAGGGCCTAGCAGTCCCACATTTGCTGTGTGCAATACCGCTATCCTTGGAACTACAAAGACTCATTATTTGCATGAGCgatgcat
This is a stretch of genomic DNA from Rattus norvegicus strain BN/NHsdMcwi chromosome 14, GRCr8, whole genome shotgun sequence. It encodes these proteins:
- the Cobl gene encoding protein cordon-bleu isoform 3 (isoform 3 is encoded by transcript variant 3), giving the protein MDAPRALAAKPPTGRKMKARAPPPPGKPAAQNVHSEQKLPHDATLGSQQSLVHLKEALHNSTLDITVVLPSGLEKQSVVSGSRAVMDLLVELCLQNHLNPSHHVLEIWSSETQQPLSFKPNTLIGSLNAHTVFLKEKVPEEKGKPGLTKAPEKSVRLVVNYLRTQKAVMRVSPEVPLQNILPVICAKCEVSPDHVVLLRDNIAGEELELSKSLNELGIKELYAWDNRREMLRKSSLGNDETDKEKKKFLGFFKVNKRSNSKGCVTTPNSPSLHSRSLTLGPSLSLGNISGMSMKSDMKKRRAPPPPSPGLLGQDKVSEKASLSSQADLQKKKRRAPAPPPPQPPPPSPVVPNRKEDKEENRKSTVGVGRQVPQKPPRGTARGPPQLVLPPPPPYPPPDTDVTEPVTFPGEGAGSETSELRPKLSLPLGPGSHCSMGGVSQVPAEAEETASVGSCFASEDTTEDSGVMSSPSDVISLDSQQDSMRSKDKWSTDQEDCSDQDLAGTPELGPQKSPSWGKHGSGSSILRTEKAAMPGNDDEDLSITGLFHQTRAELDKDLGGMEENYETDTSSLTSSVNGVSNHSLQEAIIPDSGVDDIPVTFIGEVSDEPFDSGLFFSGSNNAAALNQGGIASQRSHLPPYQTEQSQPFIRTNRKEPDPSLPSQDYRKRNQPILANTSENENPVGIDPRVTSFVSKPSTDDPKAKDKDKMCGSGPSEKTQTGHRVNSLPVNPRVGEDENSNSALPPWSHHGQASGGSYGLKYGLTTYKIVPPKPEMRCYDRDVSLSTGAIKIDELGNLMSPHMNGSRTISKPSAVAETEAPPIGKVKEFWRRNSMEKYLNGPAECTVKKAPSTTITATSEKPQRDETKAGFTLTTPEQQPASQEYGAPPEEDRSRPHSAVSCPVKVPAPNPTDITFLKPQRRTSSQYVASAIAKKMGPPKVHADVVRPHKKTAEQGHEEAKLARPPPAWKDSAVPNLCSEAGQCEHGTNQGSVRLPSNPGGQLPADHPKVEVNSTYGKSATHNSPAAVHRNSYFLPGRSSQRDRVSVGQSCGFHEKQTISNQKMNSTSNPSQALDKAHPAPLLLTEARDSGRILVNGSAQTPGNCEPPHSQKESTLTSYIILQTEEKPSPLSADGQNSDDALPSSIFGPKKKFKPVVQRPLPKDISLHSALMEAIHTSGGRDKLRKVNVTAEQASEGRPKKPSYVEAESERSALLAAIRGHSGTLSLRKVSSLASEELQSFRDAALMAPGVDKPQQEDRGLPPPPALPPPSTPASQVPSASIPVSRFSIGTLSNPVNARQALMDAIRSGTGAARLRKVPLLV
- the Cobl gene encoding protein cordon-bleu isoform X10 — its product is MDSDDKERKMKARAPPPPGKPAAQNVHSEQKLPHDATLGSQQSLVHLKEALHNSTLDITVVLPSGLEKQSVVSGSRAVMDLLVELCLQNHLNPSHHVLEIWSSETQQPLSFKPNTLIGSLNAHTVFLKEKVPEEKGKPGLTKAPEKSVRLVVNYLRTQKAVMRVSPEVPLQNILPVICAKCEVSPDHVVLLRDNIAGEELELSKSLNELGIKELYAWDNRREMLRKSSLGNDETDKEKKKFLGFFKVNKRSNSKAEHLGLSGADSDEDPSKSASGGDLNGCVTTPNSPSLHSRSLTLGPSLSLGNISGMSMKSDMKKRRAPPPPSPGLLGQDKVSEKASLSSQADLQKKKRRAPAPPPPQPPPPSPVVPNRKEDKEENRKSTVVSLPLGPGSHCSMGGVSQVPAEAEETASVGSCFASEDTTEDSGVMSSPSDVISLDSQQDSMRSKDKWSTDQEDCSDQDLAGTPELGPQKSPSWGKHGSGSSILRTEKAAMPGNDDEDLSITGLFHQTRAELDKDLGGMEENYETDTSSLTSSVNGVSNHSLQEAIIPDSGVDDIPVTFIGEVSDEPFDSGLFFSGSNNAAALNQGGIASQRSHLPPYQTEQSQPFIRTNRKEPDPSLPSQDYRKRNQPILANTSENENPVGIDPRVTSFVSKPSTDDPKAKDKDKMCGSGPSEKTQTGHRVNSLPVNPRVGEDENSNSALPPWSHHGQASGGSYGLKYGLTTYKIVPPKPEMRCYDRDVSLSTGAIKIDELGNLMSPHMNGSRTISKPSAVAETEAPPIGKVKEFWRRNSMEKYLNGPAECTVKKAPSTTITATSEKPQRDETKAGFTLTTPEQQPASQEYGAPPEEDRSRPHSAVSCPVKVPAPNPTDITFLKPQRRTSSQYVASAIAKKMGPPKVHADVVRPHKKTAEQGHEEAKLARPPPAWKDSAVPNLCSEAGQCEHGTNQGSVRLPSNPGGQLPADHPKVEVNSTYGKSATHNSPAAVHRNSYFLPGRSSQRDRVSVGQSCGFHEKQTISNQKMNSTSNPSQALDKAHPAPLLLTEARDSGRILVNGSAQTPGNCEPPHSQKESTLTSYIILQTEEKPSPLSADGQNSDDALPSSIFGPKKKFKPVVQRPLPKDISLHSALMEAIHTSGGRDKLRKTAEQASEGRPKKPSYVEAESERSALLAAIRGHSGTLSLRKVSSLASEELQSFRDAALMAPGVDKPQQEDRGLPPPPALPPPSTPASQVPSASIPVSRFSIGTLSNPVNARQALMDAIRSGTGAARLRKVPLLV
- the Cobl gene encoding protein cordon-bleu isoform 5 (isoform 5 is encoded by transcript variant 5), giving the protein MDAPRALAAKPPTGRKMKARAPPPPGKPAAQNVHSEQKLPHDATLGSQQSLVHLKEALHNSTLDITVVLPSGLEKQSVVSGSRAVMDLLVELCLQNHLNPSHHVLEIWSSETQQPLSFKPNTLIGSLNAHTVFLKEKVPEEKGKPGLTKAPEKSVRLVVNYLRTQKAVMRVSPEVPLQNILPVICAKCEVSPDHVVLLRDNIAGEELELSKSLNELGIKELYAWDNRREMLRKSSLGNDETDKEKKKFLGFFKVNKRSNSKAEHLGLSGADSDEDPSKSASGGDLNGCVTTPNSPSLHSRSLTLGPSLSLGNISGMSMKSDMKKRRAPPPPSPGLLGQDKVSEKASLSSQADLQKKKRRAPAPPPPQPPPPSPVVPNRKEDKEENRKSTVVSLPLGPGSHCSMGGVSQVPAEAEETASVGSCFASEDTTEDSGVMSSPSDVISLDSQQDSMRSKDKWSTDQEDCSDQDLAGTPELGPQKSPSWGKHGSGSSILRTEKAAMPGNDDEDLSITGLFHQTRAELDKDLGGMEENYETDTSSLTSSVNGVSNHSLQEAIIPDSGVDDIPVTFIGEVSDEPFDSGLFFSGSNNAAALNQGGIASQRSHLPPYQTEQSQPFIRTNRKEPDPSLPSQDYRKRNQPILANTSENENPVGIDPRVTSFVSKPSTDDPKAKDKDKMCGSGPSEKTQTGHRVNSLPVNPRVGEDENSNSALPPWSHHGQASGGSYGLKYGLTTYKIVPPKPEMRCYDRDVSLSTGAIKIDELGNLMSPHMNGSRTISKPSAVAETEAPPIGKVKEFWRRNSMEKYLNGPAECTVKKAPSTTITATSEKPQRDETKAGFTLTTPEQQPASQEYGAPPEEDRSRPHSAVSCPVKVPAPNPTDITFLKPQRRTSSQYVASAIAKKMGPPKVHADVVRPHKKTAEQGHEEAKLARPPPAWKDSAVPNLCSEAGQCEHGTNQGSVRLPSNPGGQLPADHPKVEVNSTYGKSATHNSPAAVHRNSYFLPGRSSQRDRVSVGQSCGFHEKQTISNQKMNSTSNPSQALDKAHPAPLLLTEARDSGRILVNGSAQTPGNCEPPHSQKESTLTSYIILQTEEKPSPLSADGQNSDDALPSSIFGPKKKFKPVVQRPLPKDISLHSALMEAIHTSGGRDKLRKTAEQASEGRPKKPSYVEAESERSALLAAIRGHSGTLSLRKVSSLASEELQSFRDAALMAPGVDKPQQEDRGLPPPPALPPPSTPASQVPSASIPVSRFSIGTLSNPVNARQALMDAIRSGTGAARLRKVPLLV
- the Cobl gene encoding protein cordon-bleu isoform X9, encoding MDAPRALAAKPPTGRKMKARAPPPPGKPAAQNVHSEQKLPHDATLGSQQSLVHLKEALHNSTLDITVVLPSGLEKQSVVSGSRAVMDLLVELCLQNHLNPSHHVLEIWSSETQQPLSFKPNTLIGSLNAHTVFLKEKVPEEKGKPGLTKAPEKSVRLVVNYLRTQKAVMRVSPEVPLQNILPVICAKCEVSPDHVVLLRDNIAGEELELSKSLNELGIKELYAWDNRRVLLTKTQSEPSLSCQEMLRKSSLGNDETDKEKKKFLGFFKVNKRSNSKAEHLGLSGADSDEDPSKSASGGDLNGCVTTPNSPSLHSRSLTLGPSLSLGNISGMSMKSDMKKRRAPPPPSPGLLGQDKVSEKASLSSQADLQKKKRRAPAPPPPQPPPPSPVVPNRKEDKEENRKSTVVSLPLGPGSHCSMGGVSQVPAEAEETASVGSCFASEDTTEDSGVMSSPSDVISLDSQQDSMRSKDKWSTDQEDCSDQDLAGTPELGPQKSPSWGKHGSGSSILRTEKAAMPGNDDEDLSITGLFHQTRAELDKDLGGMEENYETDTSSLTSSVNGVSNHSLQEAIIPDSGVDDIPVTFIGEVSDEPFDSGLFFSGSNNAAALNQGGIASQRSHLPPYQTEQSQPFIRTNRKEPDPSLPSQDYRKRNQPILANTSENENPVGIDPRVTSFVSKPSTDDPKAKDKDKMCGSGPSEKTQTGHRVNSLPVNPRVGEDENSNSALPPWSHHGQASGGSYGLKYGLTTYKIVPPKPEMRCYDRDVSLSTGAIKIDELGNLMSPHMNGSRTISKPSAVAETEAPPIGKVKEFWRRNSMEKYLNGPAECTVKKAPSTTITATSEKPQRDETKAGFTLTTPEQQPASQEYGAPPEEDRSRPHSAVSCPVKVPAPNPTDITFLKPQRRTSSQYVASAIAKKMGPPKVHADVVRPHKKTAEQGHEEAKLARPPPAWKDSAVPNLCSEAGQCEHGTNQGSVRLPSNPGGQLPADHPKVEVNSTYGKSATHNSPAAVHRNSYFLPGRSSQRDRVSVGQSCGFHEKQTISNQKMNSTSNPSQALDKAHPAPLLLTEARDSGRILVNGSAQTPGNCEPPHSQKESTLTSYIILQTEEKPSPLSADGQNSDDALPSSIFGPKKKFKPVVQRPLPKDISLHSALMEAIHTSGGRDKLRKTAEQASEGRPKKPSYVEAESERSALLAAIRGHSGTLSLRKVSSLASEELQSFRDAALMAPGVDKPQQEDRGLPPPPALPPPSTPASQVPSASIPVSRFSIGTLSNPVNARQALMDAIRSGTGAARLRKVPLLV
- the Cobl gene encoding protein cordon-bleu isoform 4 (isoform 4 is encoded by transcript variant 4), which encodes MDAPRALAAKPPTGRKMKARAPPPPGKPAAQNVHSEQKLPHDATLGSQQSLVHLKEALHNSTLDITVVLPSGLEKQSVVSGSRAVMDLLVELCLQNHLNPSHHVLEIWSSETQQPLSFKPNTLIGSLNAHTVFLKEKVPEEKGKPGLTKAPEKSVRLVVNYLRTQKAVMRVSPEVPLQNILPVICAKCEVSPDHVVLLRDNIAGEELELSKSLNELGIKELYAWDNRREMLRKSSLGNDETDKEKKKFLGFFKVNKRSNSKGCVTTPNSPSLHSRSLTLGPSLSLGNISGMSMKSDMKKRRAPPPPSPGLLGQDKVSEKASLSSQADLQKKKRRAPAPPPPQPPPPSPVVPNRKEDKEENRKSTVVSLPLGPGSHCSMGGVSQVPAEAEETASVGSCFASEDTTEDSGVMSSPSDVISLDSQQDSMRSKDKWSTDQEDCSDQDLAGTPELGPQKSPSWGKHGSGSSILRTEKAAMPGNDDEDLSITGLFHQTRAELDKDLGGMEENYETDTSSLTSSVNGVSNHSLQEAIIPDSGVDDIPVTFIGEVSDEPFDSGLFFSGSNNAAALNQGGIASQRSHLPPYQTEQSQPFIRTNRKEPDPSLPSQDYRKRNQPILANTSENENPVGIDPRVTSFVSKPSTDDPKAKDKDKMCGSGPSEKTQTGHRVNSLPVNPRVGEDENSNSALPPWSHHGQASGGSYGLKYGLTTYKIVPPKPEMRCYDRDVSLSTGAIKIDELGNLMSPHMNGSRTISKPSAVAETEAPPIGKVKEFWRRNSMEKYLNGPAECTVKKAPSTTITATSEKPQRDETKAGFTLTTPEQQPASQEYGAPPEEDRSRPHSAVSCPVKVPAPNPTDITFLKPQRRTSSQYVASAIAKKMGPPKVHADVVRPHKKTAEQGHEEAKLARPPPAWKDSAVPNLCSEAGQCEHGTNQGSVRLPSNPGGQLPADHPKVEVNSTYGKSATHNSPAAVHRNSYFLPGRSSQRDRVSVGQSCGFHEKQTISNQKMNSTSNPSQALDKAHPAPLLLTEARDSGRILVNGSAQTPGNCEPPHSQKESTLTSYIILQTEEKPSPLSADGQNSDDALPSSIFGPKKKFKPVVQRPLPKDISLHSALMEAIHTSGGRDKLRKTAEQASEGRPKKPSYVEAESERSALLAAIRGHSGTLSLRKVSSLASEELQSFRDAALMAPGVDKPQQEDRGLPPPPALPPPSTPASQVPSASIPVSRFSIGTLSNPVNARQALMDAIRSGTGAARLRKVPLLV